Proteins from a single region of Gasterosteus aculeatus chromosome Y, fGasAcu3.hap1.1, whole genome shotgun sequence:
- the LOC120812548 gene encoding uncharacterized protein LOC120812548 — translation MDTRFSKRGRKAEDNEANPKLLHAVEEDLAQECEEVPIHPKKKKLIKYSPRKTMSPTEALELAKLKEQTKMDRQKIEHFEERINYLEEANKDLKADKDFLLAKIKEAPGTLTSSGKGRKTAPEPSSSSTSTSTSPFSDSSFLSSSEEEKKKKRKMSKKKTIKSKKHTESYSRCKITTTDGVIHHYKDVLRIFKKCGSIKKAFAKMNVDRNTIARTAIIAELAITFQDVFQGLLTGDGYQMKICVLVERCRGAINEEMAETITACKKNGKLLPIMYKYT, via the exons ATGGACACCCGTTTCAGCAAACGTGGCAGGAAGGCTGAGGATAATGAAGCTAACCCCAAGCTGCTACACGCTGTGGAAGAGGACCTGGCACAAGAATGTGAAGAGGTcc CTATtcatccaaagaaaaaaaagctaatcaAATATTCCCCGAGGAAAACAA TGTCTCCAACAGAGGCATTGGAGTTGGCCAAACTGAAGGAACAAACCAAGATGGACCGACAGAAGATAGAACACTTTGAGGAGCGCATTAATTACCTGGAGGAGGCCAACAAGGACCTGAAAGCTGACAAGGACTTCCTACTTGCCAAAATTAAGGAAGCTCCCGGCACACTTACATCTTCTGGGAAAG GCAGAAAGACTGCTCCAGAGCCTTCTTCATCTTCGACTTCAACATCGACATCTCCCTTCTCAGACTCCAGCTTCTTATCATcctcagaagaagagaagaaaaagaaaaggaagatgtCCAAGAAAAAGACCATTAagtcaaaaaaacacactgaatcATACAGCC GATGCAAAA TAACCACAACAGATGGAGTGATCCATCACTATAAGGATGTCCTTCGTATCTTCAAAAAGTGTGGATCCATCAAGAAAGCCTTTGCGAAAATGAATGTTGATCGAAACACAATTGCACGCACAGCTATAATTGCTGAGCTCGCAATTACCTTTCAGGACGTGTTCCAAGGTCTGCTGACAGGTGACGGATATCAAATGAAGATTTGTGTGCTTGTAGAGCGTTGTCGCGGGGCCATAAACGAGGAGATGGCCGAAACCATCAcagcatgcaaaaaaaatggaaagctCCTCCcaataatgtataaatatacttaa